TGAGATTTGCCATGCGCCGACTTTCTCTCCTTGTGGTCGCTATCTTGTTGGCCCCGATTTCTTTCGGTTCTTCCCTGCTGGCTGAAGAGAAGCGGCCGAACGTGTTGTTTATCGCGGTCGACGACCTGCGGACCGAGCTGGGCTGTTATGGCGACGATTGGATCAAGAGCCCCAACATCGACAAGCTGGCCGCCTCCGGCACCGTCTTCTCGCGGGCCTATTGCCAGCAGGCGGTTTGCTCGCCGTCGCGGACCAGCTTGATGACTGGGCTGCGTCCCGATTCGACCCGGGTGTATGACCTGGTGACCCACTTCCGCAAGAACGCGCCGAACGTGGTGACGCTGGGTCAGCACTTCAAGCAGAACGGCTATTACAGCGTCAGCATGGGGAAGATCTATCACGGCGGCTATGACGACGCGCCGACCTGGAGCGAACCGGCCCGCAAGCCGAAAGGTGGTGGCGGCTATGCGCTGCCTGAGAACCGCGCGATGATCAGCCAGAAACGGGCCGCTGCGAAGAAGCAAGGTTTGACGGGAACCAAGCTGAGCCGCGCCGCTCGTGGTCCGGCGACCGAGATGGCCGACGTCAAGGACAACGCTTACACAGATGGCGCGATCGCTGACCTGGCGGTCAAGTCGCTGCAGGAACTGAGCAAGCGAGACGAGCCGTTCTTTTTGGCGGTTGGTTTCACCAAGCCGCACCTGCCGTTCAACGCGCCGAAAAGGTATTGGGACATGTACGACCCGGCCGAAATCGAACTGGCCGACAATCCTTTTCCACCGAAGAACGTGACCCCCTACTCGCTGACCAGCTGGGGCGAGATGCGAGTCTATGAAGGGATCCCGAAAAAGGGAGACCTGACCGAGGAGAAGGCCCGCGAGTTGAAACATGGCTACTATGCCTGCGTCAGCTTTACCGACGCCAACGTTGGCCAATTGCTGAACGAACTCGACAAGCTTCAGCTTGCGGACGACACGATCGTCGTGCTGTGGGGAGACCATGGTTGGAAGTTGGGAGAGCACAACGGCTGGTGCAAACATACGAACTTTGAAAATGACGCCAACGCCCCGCTGATCATCCGGGCGCCCGGTCAAAAGGCGCCAGGCAAGCCGAGCGACGCGTTGGTCGAGTTTGTCGACATCTACCCGACGCTCTGCGATCTGGCGGGCCTGGACAAGCCGCAGCATTTGGAAGGATCAAGCGCCGCGCCCCTGCTCGACAAACCGGGTGCGAAATGGAAACCGGCCGCGTTCAGCCAATACCCGCGCGGCGCCGTGATGGGCTACACGATGAAGACCGATCGCTATCGCTTCACCGCTTGGAAGAACAAGAAGACGGGCGAAGTGCTGGAGACCGAGCTGTACGATCACCAGGTCGATCCGGCCGAAAATGAAAACGTCGCCGGCGAGGCGAAAAATGCGGAGCTGGTTGCGCAGTTGCAAAAGCAGTTGGACGCTGGTTGGAAGGCTGCACGCCCGGAATGAGAATCGCCGCGTACATTAC
This sequence is a window from Blastopirellula retiformator. Protein-coding genes within it:
- a CDS encoding sulfatase yields the protein MRRLSLLVVAILLAPISFGSSLLAEEKRPNVLFIAVDDLRTELGCYGDDWIKSPNIDKLAASGTVFSRAYCQQAVCSPSRTSLMTGLRPDSTRVYDLVTHFRKNAPNVVTLGQHFKQNGYYSVSMGKIYHGGYDDAPTWSEPARKPKGGGGYALPENRAMISQKRAAAKKQGLTGTKLSRAARGPATEMADVKDNAYTDGAIADLAVKSLQELSKRDEPFFLAVGFTKPHLPFNAPKRYWDMYDPAEIELADNPFPPKNVTPYSLTSWGEMRVYEGIPKKGDLTEEKARELKHGYYACVSFTDANVGQLLNELDKLQLADDTIVVLWGDHGWKLGEHNGWCKHTNFENDANAPLIIRAPGQKAPGKPSDALVEFVDIYPTLCDLAGLDKPQHLEGSSAAPLLDKPGAKWKPAAFSQYPRGAVMGYTMKTDRYRFTAWKNKKTGEVLETELYDHQVDPAENENVAGEAKNAELVAQLQKQLDAGWKAARPE